One stretch of Corallococcus soli DNA includes these proteins:
- a CDS encoding CARDB domain-containing protein encodes MSRQSPAWRHSCLLIAGTLVFTGCGSGASAPEEVPAHSEARSLVNGPDLVVTRIQAPSALRHGSAFTAKVTVCNTGPAPTANYYHSLRLYLSQGATQQFPSPNTPPPTDQQELGRANVGWLDAGACVIQDVQAHAMPPGPGPDGAYHLGAFIDTELQEAETDETNNGFVSGLMGVGSRPDLVITRLDAPASLMPGQSFTATATVCNQGTTPTNLPSVELYLSTTAALVLPSPGPGAPLPPTQSLVGSATPYGNLEPGQCTVAAVSGQALRPQAALPDEPLYLGAAINPTLSTQELRQDNNLFVSGLVGVGLRPDLVVRSVTAPETLRPGGHFTPLVEVCNVGTSEAAPTQVAVFLSTVPSLTMPAGTPSATQRQAGTQSVPALAGGRCATVRVAASVHEPQAATQNQPLYVGAVVDPSQQQQELREDNNTRVEGLRGVGSGPDLVVASLQAPASLVSGQTFTAQARVCNVGTMPSAASQVRLFLATTPTLGAPSSTPPSTQRPLGAEPVPPLSPGECFTRGLSTSADLPLDASAPGTPVYLGAYADPQGSTLELREDNNARVAGRVGMGQGPDLIVTNVTGPASTQQGGPISLSARVCNVGTGSSYPTRVQFALSTTDTVIPTPGPAPLPTQSWIGEVPVSELSAGQCLTLSAQANAVTPSSAQPGQTLYLGAFVDMPSSVQELREDNNTFVSGLLGVGSGPDLIVTALSGPSNLASAAQNSLSATVCNVGSSTAFNGNLELVITAESELPAPSSSPNDLNPFTTVPFGATPVETLLAGECRSVSAQGSANAPNVTSEFPGTPLRLAARVKSLGSPAELRVDNNVFIGAPVGVGNGVDLVVRDLVAPFLARQGSAFSAQVTVCNEGTAPSNGPAQLQLILSTEPTPLAPTHVIPNPTTQLQHSVGQLQVPALGVGQCLTTPVPAVASRPSGASQDQLLYLSASFMTGAPGAELRTDNNSLTGNVFVLLPY; translated from the coding sequence AGCGGCGCGTCCGCCCCGGAGGAGGTCCCTGCCCACAGCGAGGCCCGCTCCCTCGTCAATGGACCGGACCTTGTCGTCACCCGGATCCAGGCGCCTTCGGCCCTCAGGCATGGAAGCGCTTTCACCGCGAAGGTGACCGTCTGCAATACGGGCCCGGCACCCACGGCCAATTACTACCATTCGCTGCGGCTCTACCTGTCGCAAGGGGCCACCCAGCAGTTCCCCTCGCCGAACACGCCCCCGCCCACCGACCAGCAGGAGCTGGGCCGCGCGAACGTGGGATGGCTGGATGCAGGGGCATGCGTCATCCAGGACGTCCAGGCCCACGCGATGCCACCAGGCCCTGGCCCGGACGGCGCCTACCACCTGGGCGCGTTCATCGACACGGAGCTCCAGGAGGCGGAGACGGACGAGACGAACAACGGCTTCGTCTCCGGCCTCATGGGCGTGGGCTCCCGGCCCGACCTGGTCATCACCCGCCTGGACGCACCGGCCAGCCTGATGCCGGGCCAGTCCTTCACCGCCACCGCGACCGTGTGCAACCAGGGCACCACTCCCACCAACCTGCCCTCCGTGGAGCTGTACCTGTCCACCACCGCCGCGCTCGTGCTGCCCTCCCCGGGCCCGGGGGCTCCGCTGCCTCCCACGCAGTCCCTGGTGGGCAGCGCCACCCCCTACGGCAACCTGGAGCCGGGGCAGTGCACCGTGGCGGCCGTGAGCGGACAGGCCCTGCGGCCCCAGGCCGCGCTCCCTGATGAGCCGCTGTACCTGGGCGCCGCCATCAACCCCACCCTGAGCACCCAGGAGCTGCGGCAGGACAACAACCTGTTCGTGTCCGGCCTGGTGGGCGTGGGCCTCCGGCCCGACCTCGTCGTGCGGAGCGTCACGGCGCCGGAGACCCTTCGCCCGGGTGGGCACTTCACCCCCCTGGTGGAGGTGTGCAACGTGGGCACCTCGGAGGCAGCCCCCACCCAGGTGGCCGTCTTCCTCTCCACGGTCCCCTCGCTGACGATGCCTGCTGGCACGCCCTCCGCCACGCAGCGGCAGGCGGGCACCCAGTCCGTGCCGGCCCTGGCGGGCGGGCGGTGCGCCACCGTCCGGGTCGCCGCCAGTGTCCATGAGCCGCAGGCCGCCACGCAGAACCAGCCCCTGTACGTGGGCGCCGTGGTGGACCCCTCGCAGCAGCAGCAGGAACTGCGCGAGGACAACAACACCCGGGTGGAGGGCCTCCGGGGCGTGGGCTCCGGCCCGGACCTCGTGGTCGCGTCGCTCCAGGCTCCCGCGTCCCTGGTGTCCGGCCAGACGTTCACCGCCCAGGCCCGGGTGTGCAACGTGGGCACGATGCCCTCGGCAGCGAGCCAGGTGCGGTTGTTCCTCGCCACCACGCCCACCCTGGGAGCGCCGTCCTCCACGCCGCCCTCCACGCAGCGTCCGCTCGGCGCGGAGCCCGTTCCCCCGCTGAGCCCGGGCGAGTGCTTCACCCGCGGCCTCAGCACCTCCGCCGACCTGCCCCTGGACGCCTCGGCTCCCGGCACCCCCGTGTACCTGGGGGCCTACGCCGATCCGCAAGGCTCGACGCTGGAGCTGCGCGAGGACAACAACGCGCGCGTCGCGGGCCGCGTGGGCATGGGCCAGGGCCCGGACCTCATCGTCACGAACGTGACGGGGCCGGCCAGCACGCAGCAGGGCGGGCCCATCTCCCTGTCCGCTCGCGTCTGCAACGTGGGCACCGGGTCCTCGTACCCGACGCGGGTACAGTTCGCCCTGTCCACGACGGACACGGTGATCCCGACCCCGGGCCCGGCACCCCTCCCCACGCAGTCCTGGATCGGTGAGGTCCCCGTGTCGGAGTTGTCGGCGGGGCAGTGCTTGACGCTCAGCGCGCAGGCAAATGCCGTCACCCCCTCCTCGGCCCAGCCGGGGCAGACCCTTTACCTGGGGGCCTTCGTCGATATGCCCTCCTCCGTCCAGGAGCTGCGCGAGGACAACAACACCTTCGTCAGCGGACTCCTTGGCGTGGGTTCCGGTCCGGACCTGATCGTCACCGCGCTGAGCGGCCCCTCGAATCTGGCCTCGGCCGCCCAGAACTCGCTGAGCGCCACGGTGTGCAACGTGGGCTCCTCGACCGCCTTCAACGGCAATCTGGAGCTGGTCATCACGGCGGAGTCCGAACTTCCGGCACCGTCCTCCTCCCCCAACGACCTCAATCCCTTCACGACGGTCCCCTTCGGCGCGACGCCCGTGGAGACGCTGCTGGCGGGAGAGTGCCGCTCGGTGTCGGCCCAGGGGAGCGCGAACGCGCCCAATGTCACCTCCGAGTTCCCGGGCACGCCGCTGCGCCTGGCCGCGCGCGTGAAGTCCCTGGGCTCCCCCGCGGAGCTGCGCGTGGACAACAACGTCTTCATCGGCGCCCCCGTCGGCGTCGGGAACGGCGTGGACCTGGTGGTCCGTGACCTGGTGGCTCCGTTCCTCGCCCGTCAGGGCTCCGCGTTCTCCGCGCAGGTGACGGTGTGCAACGAGGGCACCGCCCCCTCGAACGGGCCCGCCCAGCTCCAGCTCATCCTGTCCACGGAGCCCACGCCGCTGGCACCCACCCACGTCATACCGAACCCCACGACGCAGCTCCAACACAGCGTCGGACAGCTCCAGGTGCCCGCCCTGGGCGTGGGCCAGTGCCTCACCACCCCGGTGCCCGCGGTGGCTTCGCGTCCCTCGGGCGCCAGCCAGGACCAGCTCCTGTACCTGAGCGCCTCCTTCATGACGGGCGCCCCCGGAGCGGAGCTGCGCACGGACAACAACAGCCTCACCGGCAACGTGTTCGTGTTGCTGCCGTACTGA